From a region of the Castanea sativa cultivar Marrone di Chiusa Pesio chromosome 10, ASM4071231v1 genome:
- the LOC142613669 gene encoding 7-deoxyloganetin glucosyltransferase-like, whose amino-acid sequence MGSLAFTEKPHAVCVPYPAQGHINPMLKLAKILHYKGFHITFVNTEYNHKRLLKSRGPDSLNALPSFQFETIPDGLPDQSDIDATQDVPSLSASTQKNCLAPFRNLLLKLNDTSSSHVPPVTCIVSDGIMSFTLDAAAELGIPDVLFWTTSACGFMGYAQYRHLIEKGLTPLKDESYLTNGHLDTIIDWIPGMKGIRLRDLPSFVTTTDRDDILLNFAMVEAEKAQRASAVILNTFDALEHEVLEGLSTMFPSICSIGPLQLLVNQIPDNNYKLIGSNLWKEEERCIEWLDKRQPNSVVYVNFGSVTIMTSNQLIEFAWGLANSKQAFLWIIRHDLVRGDSAVLPPEFLEETKERGLLANWCSQEEVLSHPSIGGFLTHSGWNSTLESVCGGVPMISWPFFAEQQTNCRYTCIEWGIGMEMESDAKRGKIESLVRELMVGEKGQKLKKKAIEWKKLAEETISPTGSSFVNLNKIISQVLLASTTN is encoded by the exons atgggcTCCCTAGCTTTCACAGAGAAACCCCATGCAGTTTGTGTCCCCTACCCAGCTCAAGGTCACATAAACCCCATGCTAAAGCTAGCAAAAATCCTTCACTACAAAGGCTTTCATATCACCTTTGTAAACACAGAGTACAACCATAAGCGCCTGTTAAAATCCAGAGGTCCCGACTCTCTCAATGCGCTTCCCTCCTTTCAGTTCGAAACCATTCCTGATGGTCTTCCTGATCAGTCTGATATTGATGCCACCCAAGACGTACCATCCCTATCTGcctccacacaaaaaaattgcTTAGCACCTTTCAGAAACCTTCTCTTGAAACTGAATGACACCTCTTCTTCCCATGTCCCTCCAGTCACTTGCATTGTTTCTGATGGTATCATGAGCTTCACTCTAGACGCAGCAGCTGAACTGGGCATCCCTGATGTTCTTTTCTGGACAACCAGTGCATGTGGGTTCATGGGCTATGCTCAATATCGCCATCTCATTGAGAAGGGTCTAACACCACTCAAAG ATGAGAGTTATTTGACAAATGGGCATTTAGATACAATCATAGATTGGATTCCAGGAATGAAAGGTATCCGTTTGAGGGATCTCCCAAGCTTCGTTACAACCACAGACCGAGATGATATTTTGCTGAATTTTGCAATGGTTGAAGCCGAGAAAGCTCAGAGAGCTTCTGCTGTCATCTTAAATACTTTTGATGCCTTAGAGCATGAAGTATTGGAAGGACTTTCAACCATGTTTCCTTCTATTTGCTCCATTGGTCCCCTACAACTTCTCGTAAATCAGATCCCtgataacaattataaattgattGGATCAAATCTttggaaagaagaagaaaggtgtATCGAATGGCTAGACAAAAGACAACCAAACTCTGTTGTTTATGTAAATTTTGGAAGCGTCACTATCATGACAAGCAATCAATTAATTGAGTTTGCTTGGGGACTAGCAAACAGCAAGCAAGCATTCTTGTGGATCATAAGGCATGATCTTGTAAGAGGTGACTCGGCTGTTCTTCCTCCTGAGTTTTTAGAAGAGACCAAAGAAAGGGGTCTCTTAGCAAATTGGTGTTCTCAAGAAGAAGTTCTGAGTCATCCATCTATTGGTGGGTTCTTAACTCATAGTGGATGGAATTCCACACTTGAAAGTGTGTGTGGAGGAGTGCCAATGATCTCTTGGCCTTTCTTTGCTGAGCAACAAACCAATTGTCGTTATACTTGCATTGAATGGGGCATAGGCATGGAGATGGAGAGCGATGCAAAGAGAGGTAAAATAGAGAGCCTTGTTAGAGAGCTGATGGTGGGAGAGAAGGGCCAAAAGTTGAAGAAGAAAGCTATTGAGTGGAAGAAATTGGCGGAGGAGACCATTAGCCCTACTGGGTCATCTTTCGtgaatttgaacaaaataattagtCAAGTGCTTCTAGCGTCGACTACTAATTGA
- the LOC142614285 gene encoding uncharacterized protein LOC142614285 has protein sequence MCSILFNAPSESSSMNSPTRKPSKQSSAHGRRKPITRNSLKRPPLLFLRASKPSRSLGHRCCHCLALHSRKEVVAKMVREKSKDGASNDPRADWKDIKELQAFCEFCAVQVLEGQRSGGFLTKIGVDAVIQQLDNHFGKVVTFLQIKNKWDHLKKGWKQYNECFDNESGLGYDASTGLLQAPDEWWTRKITACPSAKTFKNKRLPNREAMNIMFGGTVATGKNAFCTSGQMPKETTEGSGDSADSTQFVDPQCEPFLNVDAMEVQGPSSSRAGPTMTKGKGLATNVHLFKPICKKSKKKKRSVAQEMSDSLKSISEVFLESRSVGTRTPFASTATAQVKTILDMVLSLPGVHSGHYLHLFSTVYFMEKEKGRHMFAALCDDKDLQLKWLENEYQRHPEYHF, from the exons ATGTGTTCAATCCTCTTCAATGCTCCGTCCGAATCATCTTCAATGAACTCACCAACCAGAAAACCATCAAAACAGAGCAGTGCACATGGTAGAAGAAAGCCCATTACGCGGAACTCTCTCAAAAGACCCCCTCTGCTCTTCCTTCGCGCGAGCAAACCTTCTCGGAGCTTGGGACATCGTTGCTGCCATTGTCTAGCTCTGCATTCACGG AAGGAAGTTGTGGCAAAAATGGTTAGGGAGAAATCGAAGGACGGTGCTAGTAATGATCCGAGAGCTGACTGGAAAGACATTAAGGAACTACAAGCTTTTTGTGAGTTCTGTGCTGTTCAAGTCCTAGAAGGCCAGAGGAGCGGAGGATTTCTAACCAAAATTGGGGTTGATGCAGTGATTCAGCAGTTGGATAACCATTTTGGAAAAGTGGTGACTTTCCTGCAGATTAAAAACAAATGGGATCATTTGAAAAAAGGGTGGAAGCAGTATAACGAGTGTTTTGACAATGAGAGTGGGTTGGGTTATGATGCTAGCACTGGACTGCTTCAGGCCCCTGATGAGTGGTGGACCCGAAAGATTACG GCATGTCCCAGTGCAAAAACCTTCAAAAATAAACGTTTGCCGAATCGTGAGGCGATGAACATCATGTTTGGAGGTACAGTTGCAACGGGAAAAAATGCATTCTGCACAAGTGGTCAAATGCCAAAGGAAACCACCGAAGGTTCTGGGGACTCTGCTGATAGCACACAATTTGTTGATCCCCAATGTGAACCTTTTCTGAATGTTGACGCAATGGAGGTTCAAGGTCCATCATCGTCGAGGGCAGGACCGACAATGACTAAGGGGAAAGGCTTGGCAACCAATGTCCACCTTTTCAAGCCAATTTGcaagaaatcaaaaaaaaaaaagcgttcaGTTGCGCAAGAGATGTCCGACTCTTTGAAGAGCATCTCAGAGGTTTTTCTTGAAAGTAGGAGTGTAGGTACCCGTACACCATTTGCTTCCACAGCAACTGCTCAGGTTAAAACAATTCTGGACATGGTGTTGAGTCTTCCCGGGGTGCACTCGGGTCATTACCTTCATCTATTCAGCACCGTCTACttcatggaaaaagagaagggtAGGCACATGTTCGCAGCGCTTTGCGATGACAAGGACCTCCAGTTGAAGTGGCTAGAAAATGAGTACCAAAGGCACCCTGAATATCATTTTTAG